The Pontiella desulfatans sequence ACGGTCTGGAACAGTGGCCATGAATACATCGTTGATGGAGAAGTGGTCAGCTCAGCGGGCAGCATGCATGCTGATAATTGGGATGCTGTAAGCATTCAATTCCACGCTGACAGGCTCCATTTTCTACTTACTCCGAAACTAGTTACGAGACTACAAATCCGAGGTGGAGAACTGGAACGCTTTCTAGCAAAGGCCGTAGCAAATATTGATGCGGCGGCGGTATGTACTCTTGAGCTTTCAGCTCAATTTACCGACACCATCCAAGTGTTCGAGTTGCCGGAAAAGGCAAAACCGTCGGGGTGGCTATACCTAGGAAGCATTGGAGGATTCCTCCCGGTTTATGCCAAGATCCAACTAGGCATGACGGTCGATGCGGATTATGTGGCAGGGGGCTCTTTAACAATTCAAGGAGGTGTCGAGCTACCTATGGAAGCCGAATTTGGACTGAATTATAATTATGGTGAGTTTAAGGCCATCTCTGATTTTAGTGTCTCTACCGGGATCGTTCCCTTTGAAAACAGGCAGGAAATAACGCTTGGTGCCGGCTTAACGCTAAATCCCAGAGTTGAAATGCTGGTGTATGGCCTGGCTGGCTTGTCAACGGGTCCTAGCGTGCGCGGTGGATTCCGAATTGGAAACAGCAATGTTGAGGAGGAGTGGCGTGGATACGTCGATGCTAATGCCGCCTGGGTGTTAGAGACGGCCGGGATTGCTTTTGAAAGTCTCGGGTGGTCGGCCAATCTCTACGAGAACAATTGGAGCTGGAAAATCTTCCCGGATGATGAATTGGAGTTTACCAAGCAACCTGAGTCCATCACTGTAGTTAAAGGAGATGATGCCGGTTTCGACTGCATTACATCACCATTTGAGGGAGTGGAATACAATTGGTTCCAGAGGCTCTATAAGCACGAGTATGGATCGCCCCTATACAACAACTCCGAAGATTCTGCCTTCGTCATCCCAAACACCTCGAAAATGAGCCCCGGTTATTACTATGTTGAGGCGGAAATGGGCGAACAACGCATCACATCCGATGAAGCAATCCTAACCGTTCGTAGCGGTGATATGATCATGGTCTTTGTTGATGAAGCCGACAGTGTATATTACCCTAGCGGCACAGATAATTGGGATGCCGATGTAGAATGGTGGGCTGACCTCGTTAAAAAATATGGAGAGCCTGAACACGCTGCAGTCTATGAGGTTTCCGGCGATACGAGTGGCGACATTTTTCCGATTGGGCAAACAACATATCCATCAGGAATTGATAGTAGCTCAATTGCACGGAACCCTGCCTTTGAGCACTTGGTTTCTGCATACAACAGTTGTAAAGGCGGAAGTAATGAACTGCACCCTCGTGAAGTTGTTATCTGTATTGATACCTCCGGATCGATGACTCGTGTGGATATGGCTCCCGGTATAGATGAGTTTGAGGCATGGCTTGATAACGGAGGAACGAATGTGCCTGACCCTAACAACCCACTCGAACCGATTAAATGGCGCGAAGTTCATTTTGCTAATGAACGTTGGCTAAATCTGACGTGTGAGTGGTATAGGGACTATCGATTGCAACAGACAGGTGAGGTACTCGATGCATCAACATCCCAGTCTATACTTTCATCCGATTTTCAAATACCGGCCGATGCACAACAATAAGGATAAAGCTATTGAACATGCTTTGCCTTCTCAGGGTGGTTAAGATGCCAGCTATGCGGGTTATATATATTGTGTCGCTGCTCCTTCTGGCACCGCATGTATACGCGATCCTCGCAGGGGGGGAATTCTCTCTCCCCGATGATTCGCCATCCAGCCGCCTCGATACTGTGGATAGATATAGCTATGTAGGAGCTCTCGACATCTTGGCCGGCGGTTATAACTATCGTGGATCGGCAGTGGCGCTCTCAGAAAATTGGGTTCTGACGGCAGGGCACAATGTTGATTTCAATGACGATGGCTTAGTGGACGATGGGCTTGGCGTTGATCTTCATCTGCCGGGCTACGGTGTGTATACTCCCAGCAGTTACAGTATCCATCCTGATTTTACAGGTTTTTCCAATCCATCCATCCATCACGACCTTTCGCTGCTCTATTTTGACGATCCGTTGCCTGATCTTCTTTTTCCAACTCTTGGTGATTCCCTGGCACAGGATGCGACCGCAACGCTGGTCGGTTACGGCCGCTCCGGCTACGGCAGCTATGGGTACACCACATCGGCCTCACTTACAGACAGGCGCATTGGCTACAATGTGATTGATGATTTTCAGACCTCCGGGGACGGCATACTTTTTCGGTATGACTTTGATGATCCAAATACCGGGGACGGTTTAGGAAACAATATTGAAACCATCATTGGCCCGGGGGACTCCGGCGGCCCATTACTGGTCGGTGATTCACTGGTTGGACTAAATACCTTTACCGAAGGCTACGGAGGACTTTTCGGCGACATCGGCGGCGGAATATCTCTCAACAACGAGTGGGAGTGGATTGCCTCCACCACCGGGCTGACGGTGCCTGAGCCATCTAGCGTACTGCTGCTTGGAGTTGGAGTCATTACGGTTTATCTCTGTGGTCGCAAGAAATGAGGCGCTGTTTTCATTAAACCACTCCCCTTCACGGTTCATCATCCTCCACCGGAATCAACCGAGGTCCGACATCCCCGAAATTCTGTTCCAGGACTTCCTTTCCATCCGCACGCACCAGGAAAGTTCCATACCGCGGGTGCCGATCACGGACTTCATCCTGATTCATATCTGCACATTCACCTAATCATTACTGCCAACCTAGACTTTATTCCTATCTAGTTCTGAATCAAGCGGGTTCTGATAAACGCCGCGTTGTTGCTGGTGCCGGCACTGCCGGAATAGACCGGCGTCCAACTTTGCAAGTCGGTGCTGGTTTCCACCAATATCTCAACATCACCATTGTTGTCATCGGGTACCCATCGTAGCTGTCGAGTAACCTAGCCAATCCCTCTCGATTATTCCGTGTTAAGAAATCCGCCCCGAAAAAATGATCATCCTTAATCCTGCCCGTAGCCATGAGTGCGCCTCTAATTACGCATACGACCTGCGTGAGCAATTCAAAGTTGGATGCAATCTGGTGACCATATCCTGACTCCTGCTCTTCCCGGTCACTCGGTTGAGTATAACTCAGGATTTCCAGCTTGGCGTCATAAAGCTCTCGCACCGTTGCCAAGTGAATGAGCTGCAACTGGTGCTGTTGAATGAAATCCTCCAGGTGCTCGTTAATATCCATGGCAAGTATGGTGAGCATGTATGTTTCCGTCGCATTTCCCCGATGAGCCCCGCTGTTCTTCCTGTCTCTTTGGCTCTTGTCGGCACCAATGGTCTGGGGGCGCCAAAAGTCGCAGCGCTGCATGTCGGAACATGAATAGGCATTCAGAAGGTATTCGTCCACTGAGCCGCAACAGGAAAAGCGGCCCGCGATCCAGGTAGCCCATTCCTTCGGTGTTTTTTTCTCCTCCAACTTGTGCTCGATCGATTTCATTTGCTTCTTCCTGATCATTGCATACCTGCCAGTTCTTCAAGTTGTTCCAATCGCTTCTCCAGATCATCGACAGACTTCAGCTTAAACACCATATCCAGAAGATCTCGGGCTGCCGCCCGACGAACCGTCGGCTTATCCGACTCCAGCAAATCAATCAAGGTGTCCACCGCCTTCTGCATATGCGAAAGCAGGTTGCTCATCGCCGCGTCAGCCAGAGCCATCTGGCGGGAGCGGAGTTCATCACGGAATGGTTTCGATTCCTGGAGCCAGCGATAAATCTGCTTCGCCGACACCCGCGCCTCTTGCGCCGCCTGGGCAACACAGGAGTTGCTGATCAGGAAGGGCAGCACCCGCAACTGATTTTCACTCAAATCTGAGACATTTCTGGACATTATTACCCTCGGCTCGACTTGCATGGTATCCGATTAAATACAATCTGTTATAACGCGCGACCAACGGGAGGCATTCGTGTTGCGGCTGCATTCTTATTGGCCCTGATTTTAGCCGCTATGGAGAGAAGTGTATCTTGCTCAAATGCATAATGTTTATCCGCCCCAATGATGACCGGACAAGTCGCGGCCGCCTCAATCAACGCAATGTGGAGTATTGAAGATTCGGGACCATCATTAAACACACCTCTCTCTTCTGGCATATGCTGCAAAACGAAGCCGTGAAGTACGATTATACGGGTTACTACCGACATTACATAAGTTTTATCATCAAACCCGTATTCTCGAACGACAGATCCGCAAACAAGCACCATCATCCGGATACGGAATTCACTGTGCTCTGCCGGCGTCATATCATCCCAGTGCTTGGGAAGACCCTTGTTTAAATCACCCCAAGCAATGCTGCTCATCCGGCGGAACTCGACAGGTTCAACTTCGATTTGAGTGTCTACAGATTCTTCCATTATACTTTCTCCATTCATTTTAGTTCACGTCTTTCCATCCAGCTAGATCCGCCTCTAAATCCATCAGCTTTTCAAACAGCACCGAAGCATCGCAGTCGAACGGTTTCTGGTCATGCCGCTTCTGCTCCTGGATATCCTCCACAAACTCCACCAACACCCGCCGCACCTTATCGTCCGCCGCACTCGCGCCACCCGCCGCTATATTGATCCGGCCCAGCGCATACTTGAACAGGCTTTCCTGCCCGCCCTCCTCCTTGGCCGGGTTCGGCGGCTTGCCGTCCGGCGCAAGGTACAACATCCCGTCAATCAGGTCGCAATCGTGTACATGCACCGACCGGAACTCCACCAACTCATCCTTCGTACGCCGCGGGTGCGGATGCGTTCCATCCACCCAGCCCCGGTACACCTTACCCGACAACGACCGGTCGAAACCGCCCAGGCGTTGGTTTCGCCGCGCACGTCTCTTTCCGCCCGGCGTCGGAACTACCGCCGGCAGCCCGGCTACCCCGCCGCCCGACTTTCTACCTGCATGGCTGCCCCTGCCTTGACCAACGGGAATGGGTGGAGAATCGGGGTCAACGTGCACCTTCGGCGGCTCGCCCCCCCCCTCTCCCGCCGATGCGGTTCCTAGCCCCGCGCTAGCGGGGTTAGGGGCATCGCCCCCTATAGGATCTATAGGGATTTCAGAGAAATCCTCTCCTGCTATAGGTTCTATATCTTCTGTAGGAAAAGTCTCCGGCGCAGCCGGAGCTTCCGTCTCCTGCTCTCCTGCCTCTCCCGAACGAGGGGGGGGGCGAGCCGCCGAAGGCGGCGAGGGAAGATACTCACCCGAAACCGAAAGAACCCCGTCCTCGATCAACAATACACCGCCAGCTTCCAACAGCTCCACGATGCGCGGCATTGTCCGCACCGGACACTTCTTTAACTTTGCCCCGAGCCAATGGCACAGAGCATCCACCGTCCGGGGCTCCCCCGAACGCAAATACCAGCCAAGCAATTCTACCGATGCCGAAACGATCTCCTCGTCCGACCTCAGCGTCTTATCCTCGCTTGCACTGTTCTTCGACCGCTTCTTATCCGCCGCCCAATGCTTTAGATAAGGCCTACCCCGTTTATCGAACGACACTTCGTCGGCAGCCCGCAAGGCCGTCAGGTTCCGATCCACCGCAGCTATCCGCGACGGATTCATCCGCGCCAACCGACGCCGAACCCAATCCTTGTCCGCCTTCTGTCCCGTATCCGTGTAGACACAGCCATCACCCTTCACGCCCGCAGCATTCCGTTTCACCAGCATCTCCAACCGCGCCAGGCACGCCAATGCTCCGTCATCCAGCATCGGCATCCCCGCCTCGATCTTCCGGCGTATCGGATCCAGCGCCCAGATCACATGGTTTAGTTTTAGTTTTTTACTGCTCACCAAACATTCCTAATTATGTTCGCTCTTTATTATTGCTTTCGTACTCATCTGGGTTCCTAAACTCAGATTTCCCCATTGAATACATCGCGAACACTCCTTCCCGTGTATCTGACCGGATTGCTGAAGCCTGGATGCACCTTCAGGTAACCCTCGTACTGCAGCCGCTTCACCTGCTCATACCCAAGTTCAAGAATCCGCATAACCGTCTTCCGATCACAAATAGGTGGTATCACCACCTGCTTGACTATCGCTTTCTCGGTCGATTCAATTGTTAAATTCCGAGCCAAAAATCACCTCATTGGGACGCAACCTAGCACGCCCGCCGGGCTGCGCAAACACCCGCCCCCGTACTGTCGCCCCTGGATGGTTTCGCGATCGATTCAATTTCAAATTCCGGTCCATAATCACCTCAATTGGGGGGAACATAGCATCGTGGCGGCTCGGCTCAAACACCCGCCCCCGTACTGTCGCCCTGAGTGGTTTTGCGATCTGTTCAATTGTCAAATTCCGGGCCATAAATCGCCTCATTCGGGGAGCAACCTAGCACCGCCGCGGCCTGGTGGGAACACCCGCCCCCGTACTGTCGGAGAACTCATGGGAAACGTCTTTTCAGATCCAAATGAGTCTTCTTTTCGACACTTTTTACCGCGCCTCCAAGATAGAGCTTCCAAACTGGGTCTAAGCACTTGGTCGCCGGAAGGTCGGTAAGGATAGGGTGCAAGTGGGACTGAAAGATATTGGATGGGGAGCTCGGGCTAACCCGACACTTCAACTCTAAGCCTGAAAAGGCCAATTGCTTTTAGCGGAAAGGGAGCAATGGCCCTTTTACCCCCCGTCACCAAACCACTTGCTCTGGCTCCCACCAAGGAGAGCACACCTGAGGAAAGATTAAGTCGTATGACCGGCATATATATCGAAGTCCGTGCAAAGTACCGCAAAGCCTACAACTCCATCCGTGGCTGCTCGTACGGCAGTGTAATCCTCCCACAGATTTTCCATAACACCACCTATTAACCACCAATGAATTTATACGCTCATATTATTACATGAATCCAACTCCCGTCATCCTCGCCATACTTTAAAGGCCTGCAATTGCAGGTCTTCTTTTTGCCCGGATCTGGAGTCGCCAACCTTGAAGCAAGTCCCACAAAGGGTTTATTTCGTTTCGCATTTCCATTCCTGTGTCGCACATCCTTTTTTTCGCAGAACTGAAAAGTTTTCAGCATCATATAATTGGAATTAAGCCCTGAACGGTTCCGTAGCACGAGTGGCATGCAATCTGCTTCACTAGCCGGCGATGCATATGAACCAGTTAACCAACGAACGGGAGTAACCACTAATGAAGACCAAGATCAAACCGATAGTATCGTGGAGCATATGGGCTGGCGGCCTATCGCTCGTGATGGGTATTGTTACCCGAAACCAACTGCTCGCAGGCTTCGAAGCCGATGGCACGGGAATGAGCTTTGTCATTGCCGCCTTCTTCGGAGCCGGCCTGCTTCTTTCTTTCCGTGCCGCGAAACAGCTGCATTCCGAATGGGGAGTGCTGGCAAAAATCAGCGAGTCCAATTCGATTCCGGAATCCAAGGGGAACAAGGATCTCGCCTCGGTCTTCCAGCGGCTCCAGGAATATAAGGAAAAGGGCGAAACCGTTGATGTGTATACCGCCATCGACACCTACCACTCCAAACACAACTCCCGCGTACGTGTGGTTACGATCATGGCAGGTCTGATCATTTCCATGGGATTGCTGGGCACGGTTGTGGGATTGATCATGTCGATCTCCGGACTGGGCAGCATGGTCGAGAACATCGGCCTATCGCGCACCACGATGATGGAAGCGCTGAAGGCCACCGTATCGGGCATGGGCACCGCCTTCTACACCACCTTCTTCGGCGCCATGGGCGGCCTGATCCTGCGCGCGGTTGCGGTATCCCAGCTCAACTCCCTTTCGGAACTATGCGCGGAAGCGGCTGAATATGCCGGCAGCCACCTCGTGGCCAAGCTCGAAAGCAAGGAAGAGGAGCTCAACCAGCAGGTTTCGAAGGTTATCGACAGCTTCGGTGCCATGCAGAAGGAAATCGAATCCATTACGGTCAAGCTGACCGAATCGTTCGAAGCCACCATGAAGAGCTTCGGGAACTCGCTGACCGAAGCGGGCAACCACGCCATGGATGCCACCAAGGAATGCATCAACGGCATGACCGACCAGATGGCCGTGTTCGGCAGCGAAATCGGCAGCTCCTTCGGTACCTTCAACGAATCCATCGAGAAGGCCGGCGAAGATGTGCACGAAGCCTTTGGCACGGTGAAAGCCTCGATTGAAAAATCGGGCGAAGAGATGCACGACTCGTTTGGTGGAATCAACGCAACCCTGGCGACGTGCGGCGAAAGCGTGACCGAAGCCTTCGGCGGAATCAATGCAACCCTCGGCACCTGCGGCGAGGGCGTAAGCGAAGCCTTCGAGAGCCTCAACAGCTCCGTCCAGCAGGCAGGCGACACGGTTGCCGGCTCCCTGGCCGACTTCAAACTTTCCGTCGATGGCACTAGCCAGGAACTGAAGGGCGCGGTTGGCGAGCTGCATGGCGCCATCAGCAAGGCCACCGGCGAGATGGTCACCATGGCCAAGGCGAAGCTCGACAGCGAGGCCGTGGAAATTGCCGGGCACCTCTCGACTGCGGCCAACTCGATCCAGCAGTTCATCAGCCAGAAGACGACTCACGAAGCAACCCAGAAGGTGGCGTAATGCGTGCGGCAACCCGTCATGAAGCGCCCTCGGATTCCGAGGGCATCTATGAGTCCTTCTCGGACATGGTTCTTTGCACGGTCATCGTGTTGATCACCCTCGTGGTGGTGCTTGCCCTGAATGTGGTGGAACAGCTCAACGTCTATATCGAGCCGAACCACTTCAGCGGCGGGGCAACCCGCCCCTGGCTCTATGTCCAGGCCCAGAATGCGGACTATTCCAAGACGACGTCCGACCGCCTCGCGGTCGAGCGGGCCGTCTATGGGGGCCATCCGTTCGTGATGGTCAACCTGTTCAGCCCCTCGTCCGCCCATTCGGAAACGACCGTCAAGGACGGCCTCACCGTTTCGGCGAAGGAAGGGCAGTCGTTCCTCGGGCAGTGCGACCTCACGGCGTACAACTTCCTGCTGCTGGCGGCAGGCATCGAGCCCGGTTCGTTCCCGGTCGCCGGAAACCAGACCGCGCTCATGCTTCCGAAGTTTTCGCACAAGAGCATTTTGCTTGAGCCTGGAAAGGCCGACGGCTACGCCGCCACGCCCGACAACGAGCTGGCACTCAAGACGATGGCGATGGCCTGGCCGGTGTACGACCACCAGCTCTTCCCGCGCCGTGCGGCGAACGATTATTTGAACGCCCGTACCAAGATCTTCATCGAGGTGCTGGAGTCGGACGACGACGCACACCGCATCATGATCGGCCACAGCGTATTCACGTTGCCGCAGGACGTCGAGAACGGGCGCCTGGGTTGGCTGGCCGGCTTCTCGTCGGGTCTCACGGAGGTGGTCTATCTGGGCAAAGCCTGGAGCAGCCCCGCCGAGCACACCAACAAGCGCATCGACTTTTTCGAGAAGAGCGGATTCGCGGAAGCGGCAGAGGATTACCGCCGGTTCAGCTATCCGCAGGGCACCACTTCCGAGCAGGACAAATTGATGCGTCTGGCCACTACGGCCGGCAGCACGATGCCGGTCGAGCAGGAAGAGGAGTATGCCCGAGCGGCCGAAGCCCAGCGCAAGATCTCGGAGGCCATCGTCGATGGCTCCAGTGCCAAGGCCTATCTGCCGCCGTTGCTGGTTCATCGCGACGCCTGGAACGCCTATGCCGACTATTGCATCAAGACGGCAGTAGGCGGCACACCCCCGGAATGGCTGATGGGCGAGTTCCTCGAACCGCTCGGGTTCGACCAGGCCGTGGTTCGCGGACTTCGGCAGGATGGCTAGCCCGCTTGCGCGGGAAATCCCAACGAAGCAAAGCCGCTACCAACAGATGAAGGATGAACCACGAGGGATGAAGTCGCAGACCCGATTTCATAGTTCATCTTTCATACTTCATATTTAACTAACCGCCGTAGCATCGGTTGCTCCGGCGTTTTTTCTTAGTAGAGGGTAATGCCCGGAAACTCTTCAAGCTCCAGCTCAACCTCCTGCTTTTGTTCATTCAGCAGCAGAAGGAGTTTGATGCTTTTGCCCACCGACTTGTTGAAGATGATGCGCTTAACGTCGTATTCATCCTTCACCGGGATCCCGTCCACGGCAAACACGGCCGTCCCCGGCTGGAGGCTGGCCCGGGCCGCCGGGGTATCGGCAAAGACATCCGAGATGACCACGCTGGCGCCGTCGTAGATTCCCTTGTATTCCGTCCCGGTGGACTGGAAGAAACAACCGACCCACGGCCATTCATGCCGTTTTTTTTCGATGATGGAATTGGCGACACTGACCGCCAGGTTTACCGGGATGGCAAAGGCAATGCCCACCCCCTTCTTTTCGGCCTCGGTCTTGACGGCGGCATTCACGCCGATCAAACGGCCGTCCACATCGATCAAGGGGCCTCCGCTATTGCCTTCGTTGATTGCGGCATCGGTCTGGATGAAGTCTTCGTAGGGCAGGATTTGCACCCGCCGCCCTTTCTGGCTGATGTGCCCGACGGTCACCGAGCTTTGCAGGCTGAACGGCGAACCGATCGCAATGGCCACCTCCCCGACGCGCACCTTGTCGGAATCCCCGAATTCGACGGCCGGGCATAGCGGTTTTTTCGGTTCGAACTTCAAGACAGCCAGATCGGTCGCCTTATCATGCCCGATTTCGTGCGCCGGCAGCTTGGTTCCATCGTTCAAGACAATTTCGATGAACTCCGCCTTGTCAATCACATGCCAGCTGGTCAAGACATAGCCGTTCTCATCGATAATGATTCCCGAGCCTTCGCCCATGAGCTCTTCCCACTCGACCCGCCCCCATCCGGGGATAATGGGCCGGACTACCTTCTGCTGCCTCCCCGTGCGGATGACCACCACGGAGCACATCACCTTTTCCACGGCATCGGCGATGGCTTCGCTGTAGGTGCGTGCGGGGTTGTATTCGTCCACCGGGCGCTGCCGCGGCGAAAAACGGCTTTCGGGCACATGCATGACCGGCTCATGCTGCTCGACCGGCTCACCGGGCACAACCTGCTGCCGGCGGACGGCGGAGACCAATGCACTCAAAACCATCACCCCGCAGAACCCAACCAACATCCATCGATTGCGACCCATCATTCCTCAACCTCGAACGGGACTTGCTTCAGCTCGCCATCCTTCTTGACGAGCTTTTCGATCTTCTGCTCAACCTCGTTCAATTTCCTGGAACAGACCTCGACCAGCTTGGACCCCTCCTCGAAATGCCTGATCATCTCCTCGAGGCTCAGCTCGCCGCTCTCCATCTGCTCGACCAATTCCTCCAGCCGCTCCAGCGACTGCTCGAAATCCGCGCTTTTCTTTTCCGTCATCGTTCGTCTCCCAACCGGAGTTGCTTACTCTTTTCCTGTAACATTTGAAACCAATTTCCCGTCGGCGAGCAAGGTAACAAGGGGCTCGCCCACCTCGACCCCATCGGCGCTCCGCACCACCGTGCCATCGGGCTTGCGGGTCAGGCTGTAGCCGCGCCCCAGCACCGCCAACGGATTGAGCATGCGCAGCTGGCTCCCCAAACGCTGGAGCTTTTGGCGGTCGTGCTCGGCCTTGCGCTCCATCTGGTGCTGCATCACCATGCCCAGCTCATCCACCCGCTGATGCGCCTGCCGGACGCCGGATTGCAGCAGGTGCGCCATGCGGACATTCGCGTTCTCCAGCCGGCTCGCTTTTGCCTGCGCATCCAGCTTGAGCAAATCGGCCATGCGCGTTTCCATCGCCTGAACCGTCTGCCGGTATTGCTTCACCAAAGTCGCCGGCTCGCGGAACACATAGCTATGTTCCGCCCGGTTGAGCCGCAGCCGGAAATCCTGGCTCATCGTCTTCAGGCTTTGCTTCAGGCGCCGGTCATAGAGCGAAAGCGTGTCTTCAAGATCGCCCTTCTCGCGAACCGCCAGCTCGGCGGCGGCCGAGGGCGTCGG is a genomic window containing:
- a CDS encoding trypsin-like serine protease, producing MLCLLRVVKMPAMRVIYIVSLLLLAPHVYAILAGGEFSLPDDSPSSRLDTVDRYSYVGALDILAGGYNYRGSAVALSENWVLTAGHNVDFNDDGLVDDGLGVDLHLPGYGVYTPSSYSIHPDFTGFSNPSIHHDLSLLYFDDPLPDLLFPTLGDSLAQDATATLVGYGRSGYGSYGYTTSASLTDRRIGYNVIDDFQTSGDGILFRYDFDDPNTGDGLGNNIETIIGPGDSGGPLLVGDSLVGLNTFTEGYGGLFGDIGGGISLNNEWEWIASTTGLTVPEPSSVLLLGVGVITVYLCGRKK
- a CDS encoding MotA/TolQ/ExbB proton channel family protein produces the protein MKTKIKPIVSWSIWAGGLSLVMGIVTRNQLLAGFEADGTGMSFVIAAFFGAGLLLSFRAAKQLHSEWGVLAKISESNSIPESKGNKDLASVFQRLQEYKEKGETVDVYTAIDTYHSKHNSRVRVVTIMAGLIISMGLLGTVVGLIMSISGLGSMVENIGLSRTTMMEALKATVSGMGTAFYTTFFGAMGGLILRAVAVSQLNSLSELCAEAAEYAGSHLVAKLESKEEELNQQVSKVIDSFGAMQKEIESITVKLTESFEATMKSFGNSLTEAGNHAMDATKECINGMTDQMAVFGSEIGSSFGTFNESIEKAGEDVHEAFGTVKASIEKSGEEMHDSFGGINATLATCGESVTEAFGGINATLGTCGEGVSEAFESLNSSVQQAGDTVAGSLADFKLSVDGTSQELKGAVGELHGAISKATGEMVTMAKAKLDSEAVEIAGHLSTAANSIQQFISQKTTHEATQKVA
- a CDS encoding S1C family serine protease, whose protein sequence is MMGRNRWMLVGFCGVMVLSALVSAVRRQQVVPGEPVEQHEPVMHVPESRFSPRQRPVDEYNPARTYSEAIADAVEKVMCSVVVIRTGRQQKVVRPIIPGWGRVEWEELMGEGSGIIIDENGYVLTSWHVIDKAEFIEIVLNDGTKLPAHEIGHDKATDLAVLKFEPKKPLCPAVEFGDSDKVRVGEVAIAIGSPFSLQSSVTVGHISQKGRRVQILPYEDFIQTDAAINEGNSGGPLIDVDGRLIGVNAAVKTEAEKKGVGIAFAIPVNLAVSVANSIIEKKRHEWPWVGCFFQSTGTEYKGIYDGASVVISDVFADTPAARASLQPGTAVFAVDGIPVKDEYDVKRIIFNKSVGKSIKLLLLLNEQKQEVELELEEFPGITLY
- a CDS encoding exodeoxyribonuclease VII small subunit, translating into MTEKKSADFEQSLERLEELVEQMESGELSLEEMIRHFEEGSKLVEVCSRKLNEVEQKIEKLVKKDGELKQVPFEVEE